TAGTCGATATCTCCCAGGCATTACATTGCCAAGCACAATCGTAGCCTACTCTTCTTTAGAAGAAGCATTAGTAGATGTAAATACAGTACTGCTAGTAGTACCAACGAAAGCGTACAGAGATGTATTACAAGAGATGAAAGAAATTGTTACTGAACCAATTACTTGGATTCATGCGAGCAAAGGAATTGAACCTGGTACGTCAAAACGTATTTCGGAAGTGATTGAGGAAGAAATTCCAGAGCACTTAATTAAAGATGTTGTTGTACTGTCTGGACCGAGTCATGCTGAAGAAGTCGGTTTACGACAAGCGACAACAGTTACGTCTGCAGCAAAGCGTATGGAAGCGGCTGAGGAAGTACAAGATTTATTTATGAATAGTTATTTTCGTGTATACACAAATCCAGATATCGTTGGAGTTGAACTTGGTGGTGCGTTAAAAAATATTATCGCATTAGCTGCTGGTATAACTGATGGTCTTGGATTAGGTGATAATGCAAAGGCGGCATTGATGACACGTGGTTTAACAGAGATTGCTCGTTTAGGAAGAAAAATGGGCGGGAATCCGTTAACGTTTGCTGGTCTAACTGGTATGGGAGACTTAATTGTAACTTGTACAAGTGTTCATAGCCGAAATTGGCGCGCTGGAAATATGCTTGGAAAAGGACACTCTTTAGAAGAAGTGTTAGAAAGCATGGGTATGGTTGTGGAAGGTGTAAGAACAACGAAAGCTGCTCATGAATTGGCAGAGAAAATGGAAGTTGAAATGCCGATTACAGCTGCTTTATATGACGTGCTGTTCAATGGGAATAACGTAAAAGATGCAGTAGGCTCATTGATGGGACGTGTTCGAAAACATGAAGTGGAAGCTATACCTGATTTACTGTAAAGAAAAGCGACAGAAGTACATTTGTACTTCTGTCGCTTTTTTATTTTTTGGGTCTTTTCACCATTTTTTCATTTTTGCATAGGATGAAGAGTAACTTGAGGAGAGGGTGAAAAGAATGGATAATAATATTTTTAATAATATTGAGAAGGAAGCGAAAGTAAATAAAGAGGATATTTTTAAATTAGCATCATCCGTGCAAAATGCGAATTTACGTGATGAAACTGTACTTCGTCAATTAATTCATCAAGTGGCTCTTATGGCGGGACGTGAAGTGCCGAAAGAGCAAGAGGATCAAATTGTAAAAGCGATTATTAATAATAATATGCCAACAGATTTTGGTTCGTTAAGCAAAATGTTTAAAAAATAAATTATGAGAAACAAAGAGTTTGGAGATTGCATATGATAGCCATGAAAGAATGGGAATAGAGCTGTTTTTGGGCATATTTGGTCAACCGAAGCGAGAGATACAATCGCTTCGGTTTTATTTTTGCCTAGATTGGTGAGAAATGCTGGAAAACCTATTGATTAAAGTTACATACTCGCGATTTGTAGTAAAATGTTCTTTTTGTATTTGTTTAAAGATTTTAATTTGTTAAAATAGTATAAAAATAGATTAATAAAAAGGGGTGTGTATATGTCAGAAGGGCTTATGAAAATGTGGCTGGCTTTAGGGGCAATTGGATTTATGTTTTTTGCAGTAAGTTTTATTTTATTAAGTAGACATAGAATAAAGAATAAATTTTTGAAAGGGATTACAGCGTTAGTAGCGTACACCCTTA
This DNA window, taken from Bacillus cereus ATCC 14579, encodes the following:
- a CDS encoding stage VI sporulation protein F, which gives rise to MDNNIFNNIEKEAKVNKEDIFKLASSVQNANLRDETVLRQLIHQVALMAGREVPKEQEDQIVKAIINNNMPTDFGSLSKMFKK
- a CDS encoding DUF2768 domain-containing protein; translated protein: MSEGLMKMWLALGAIGFMFFAVSFILLSRHRIKNKFLKGITALVAYTLMIVSGIVIFLVVFSGPVQQ
- a CDS encoding NAD(P)H-dependent glycerol-3-phosphate dehydrogenase, with the protein product MTKITVVGAGSWGTALAMVLADNGHDVRIWGNRPELMDEINTKHENSRYLPGITLPSTIVAYSSLEEALVDVNTVLLVVPTKAYRDVLQEMKEIVTEPITWIHASKGIEPGTSKRISEVIEEEIPEHLIKDVVVLSGPSHAEEVGLRQATTVTSAAKRMEAAEEVQDLFMNSYFRVYTNPDIVGVELGGALKNIIALAAGITDGLGLGDNAKAALMTRGLTEIARLGRKMGGNPLTFAGLTGMGDLIVTCTSVHSRNWRAGNMLGKGHSLEEVLESMGMVVEGVRTTKAAHELAEKMEVEMPITAALYDVLFNGNNVKDAVGSLMGRVRKHEVEAIPDLL